TTGCGTTGGACGACGGAAGGCGCTTGCTCATCGTACTCGTTGGGATAGATGCCGATGACCGTGCTTTCGATCACTCCGTCACCGTTTCGGTCGAAGGACAATCCCGGCAGAATCTTCAGTTCGCCGAAACCCTGTGAAGCCTCTGCCAGTTCGCTATCCAGGACTTCTGTGGCGCTTGACGTCGTCACGCCGGAACGCGCGGCATAGCGGACTCGAACTTCAGCCAGACTACCATCGGTCCCCGCGCGCCAGCGTATCCGGTCACCATCCACGGAATAGGCGCGGCCACTTGTCCACTCCCACACCAGGCGAGTCTGATCATCCTGTGTGATGCGGCCGGGATGCCCGGGCTGGGCTCCAATCGAGGGAAGTTGCCCCCCGCCCGACTGGCCCTCCGAGGTCACCTCGACGGCCAGCTCTACGTCCTCGCCGGCCTCGGCCAAATACACGAAGTTGCCATCGACACCTGTGTTCCCTTCCGGCACAATCCGGACTGCGACCCTCTTGACAGGGACTTGTGCCTGTGCCGTGGGCACGGGAGCCGCGAGATCGTTATTCGAGAGCGACAGGTCGCTCTGGCAGTACGCGGGCATGGTGAACAGTGACAGGAGTAGCAGAAGGGCCCCATACTGTCGCGATGATTGAGTTCTTTGGGGTTTCCTTCGGATCGTCGGGAGGGATAACATAGGAAAGAACCTTGCCTCGGAGGATATGATCGCGAAGAAGATAGGGTCGACAGGGCGGCGAACTCAAGAGGTGCTGGTAGGTTCAACACAAGATTTTCCCGTAGCGGTAGAAAAGTCGTTGCGGCAGCGTCGGGCACGGGGCTTCCTTTGCCTTTGGGTCTTTTCATGACGCGTTGATTCTCAGAAAAGAACAAACGGAAACAGCAATCCATGCGGAATAGACGGCCAATACACTCAACCCGAGGGGCACTCTGGGCGCGAATGGGACAGGCTTGCTGGCTACTTCTGGCGGCACTACTCTTCTCGAGTCTCCTGCCGAGTCTTGTCCATGCACAGCAAGCCTTGGGTGAGCAGGACCGATTTGCCCGGGCGCGGGAAATCGATGCAACCAAGGAGCAGATTCGACGTCTCTTCGCCGAAGGTCGATATGAGGACGTGATCAAGTTCTCCGACCAGTTGTTGACCTTGGATCCTGATAATCCACAGGCCGTCTTCTGGAAGGACTTGGCAGAGCGGAAGCTGCTGAGCTCCGATCAGCCTTCGAGCATCTTTGGCGACGGCCCGTCTGAAGTCGTCCCGGAGCCCACACAGGCTCCCATGAAGACCGCCCAGCAGCTTCTTAACGAAGCCAGAATGGCAGGTGGGAATACTCTTCAGACTCCGGCCCAGCAGGCGGAGTCGCGTCCACGCAGCACCTACCGCAGCAAGAGCACGCTTCCGATGGGCGTCATTATTGGCCTGATCGTCGGTGTGATTGTCCTGCTGGCGATCGCGATCATTGCCTGGGTCATGTTCCGTAACTCCCGCCGCCGGTTGCAGACGGCGCTTGAACAAGTCCGCCGCACTCGAAATCTGGATGGCGACGCAACCGTCCACGATGCCCCGACCGGCCTGGCCGATCAGCCGACGCACGTTACTGCCGGCGGAGACGTGGAGACCTCGATTACTCAGCATGGCGTTGGACAGCCCGATGAGCCGACGGTCAGTGAACAGACAGACATCATGTCGTCGCTTTCGGTTGGTCCGGATGAGGAATCGGTCTTCGAGGCCGGCGGCGGAGTCGGCTTCCCCGACGTTCCGACGCTTCACGATGAATTTGATCCTGAAGAAGAGCAGCCCGTCGAGGAACAGCCCGTCGAGGAGCCGACCGTGGACCTCGCCAGCGGCGACAGCCAGGTGGGCGATGTCGAAGAGGTCAAAGGCGATACATTCGCCTCGGTTTCTGCCAGCGATGAGGACGACTCCATTTCTCTCGGCGGAGAGTCGGAAGCGCCTGCCGAAGAGGAAGCGGAAGATCCGAACGCGATGTCCTACAACTCGCTGATGTTCACGGAAGATGAAACCGTGATGCCGGGTGCGACCCCCGCTGCGAAGCAGGAGCAACCCGAGCCGGACGCGGAAGACACGAGCTCGCTGTCTTACAACTCGCTGATGTTTGCGGACGACGAGACGAAGCTGCCGCAGGCTCCGCCCCCTGAGAAATCCGAAGCCGAAGCGGGTCCCGAAGACACAAGCTCCCTCTCCTACAACTCGCTGATGTTCGCCGAAGATGAAACCAAGATGCCGACGGCGGATCAGCCGACCCAGCATCACGACGCCGGCGGCGAAGATCCGAACGCGATGTCGTACAACTCGCTGATGTTCCCGGGCGACGAGACGCAGATGCCAGGCGCAGAGCAGTCTCAGGCAAAAGAAGCGGACGACCTCTCGAAGTCGAGCTTCGACAAAGAATATCAGAATGTGATGTTCGGCGAGGGAAGCGAAGAGACCAAGAATCTCGAGAAGGGCGGAGGCGGCGTCGACGAGGCCCTCTTCGACACGATCAAGATCGACGGCGACATCAAACTCGACGATGTCTCGCTGGATGAAACGCTGGCCCAGGACGGTGGATCCATTTCCGGCGAGGAAGTGACCATGCAGCTGCCCGGCACCGGGGGAGACTCCGACCCGGCAAAGATGTTCGTAACGCAGAAGAACGCCGGCAAGCAGGCGCTCGAAAAGGGGAACTTCTCCCGCGCCGTAGAATGTCTCTCAGTTGCAGCCAGTCTTCGTCCGGATGATAAGGAAGTCACCCAGATGCTTGACGAGGCCAAGCGCAGACGAAACGCCTGATCTCGAGACAATTCCGAAAGAAAAACGAGGAGATGACCGCCATGGCGTCATCTCCTCGATTGCTTTAAGTCCGTGGTTGAAGTCGTCCTTCGATTACTTGCTGACGGCCTCTTCTTCTTCCTTGCGGTAGACGATCTTTCCGCCGACTTCGACGGCATCCACAATCCCGACGACCGTCGCATCCAGAGGTTTGTTCTTCACCCGCGTCGCCATGCGGGCCGACGAGCCTTGCACGATGATGACGATCTCGCCCATGCCGGCTCCCACGCCGTCCGCCGCAATGACGAATTGGTTCTTCAGTTTCATATCCATGTCGACGGATTGGGCAACCAGGAGCTTCAGGCCTTCCAGGCCCTCGTCTTTTGCTGTAGCGACTACGGTTCCTACGACTTTGCAGAGCAACATGGGGTTTCTTCTCCCGGCATCGTCAAATCAAGGGGTCACTCTGGTGAATCCCGATCCGGTTCGGCAAGCGGAAGATGCGGCGTCGAATTGCATCCAGTCGATTCGATCGGACAAGAATCGCAGGATGTGCAAGATGGGCCGAGGTTTGCGATGAATACCTGGTTCTTCGACTTCCAGGCTTCCGGCTCTTTTCGTTCATCCTTCTCAGTCATTGCTTGTTTCCCGCCTGGGTGCCTCGCGCAATCTCGTTCAGTTCATCGACTTTGGCGTTGAAACGATCCGAGAGATCGTTGCGATCGGCGATCACCCCATCGATTTTCTCTTTCAACTCATTCCGCTGCCCGACGCGTCCATTGTAGTAAGCGATCGCCTTCTTGTGGAACTCTGGATCAGGCGCCTGACGCGCCCGAGGCAATTCATTCTCCGAGTAGTTCTTCAGCCACATGTCCATTGCGCCGAGTTGCTGCTGGAGCGCGCGGATTTCCTCATCCTTTGCGGCGATCTCCTTCTCCATTTCATCCAGTTCGGCGTTCAGTTGATCGTAACGCGGATTCGATACCTGCTCGCCGGCGTTCCGGCGCTCCAGTGTATCCTGCAGCGTCTGGACCACTTCGTCCGCGTTTGGCAGGCCTTGAGACTGTGGAGCCAGTTTGGGAGACTTCATCACCACGATCACACCGGCGAGAGCCAGAAGCAGCACGACGACCAGAACGCGCCAGAACGTCGTGCTCTCGAAGATGTTCCCGGATCCTTCTTCAGCCATGGGCCCGATCCTCCCGATCGACTCCAAGAAATCGCCCAATGGGCCCATCGCGGCAAGGCGAAACCCCGCGCCGAACCGGCGCGATCCGTGCATGACGTAAAAAGGATCCTCAAAGGTCGGTCATCGGGCTTGAGGTTTTCAGCCACCTTCTCTCAAGATGCCCGTGCCAGAGTACACTGGCGAAGGGACAATCGGGGAACCATGGGTAAGAATCCACAAGATCCGCTGCGCCCAGTCTCTCTTCAGGGGAAGAGTCTGCGCAAGATCCAGCAGAATGAGGAAGAGAAGGCGCGCCAGGACCAGCAGCGTCCGCCCGCTTCTCCTCGTTCCTCGGACGGCGTTCCGCTCGGTGGCCCGCGGTCGTCCGCCGGAAATCGCCTTCTGGACGGTTCGGTACCCCCGATGCCGCCGGTCGCTCCGCCTCCGAAAGCTCCGGACGCCTCTCGCCGCACGCGAGCCAAGCATCGCGACGCATGGGCGGCGATTCTGTGGGGCGAGCCCGAAGATGCGGCCTCTGCGCTCGCGACCGCCGAACAGGAACCGGAGCAGGCTCCCCAGCCCCCCGCACAGGCCGCTCCCAAACCGCCAAAGCCGCACATCCCGGGGGGCACAAGCCGGGGCAGCCGCAGGCGCACGTGCAGCTTTCCGGGCGTCTTGCGCATCATGGTCCCGGAAGAGACATTCACGCCTCGCACCCTGGCGGTTCGCATCGTTGATATCAGCCTCAGCGGCGCGCGCCTCGAAACGCGGCAACTGGATGAGCCCTACGCACGCGTTCTCGATCGCGATCCGCGGCACCTGCGCCTGGAAGCTCTCTTCCCACGTCGCGAGAAGACGACGCTGACCGGAAAACTCATCTGGTGCCGCTACGATCCGGAGATTTCCGTCCTCGGTATTCAGTTCGACGAAGGACCGGAGGACCTGACGCACATCTTCCTGCCGGAGAATCACTTCGAAACTGATCCGGACACCTATTGCCTGTCGCCGCCGGTTCTCGATCCATTCCCGAGCGTGACGTCTCGAGAGAATCTGCTGCTGACCGGAAAGGTCGCCGAGGCCGACATCGTTGTGCTCCGTGTTGGTCCGGAAGCGACGGAGATACCCGTCACGAATCATCGATTCCGTGCGGAAGTACCGCTGCGTGTCGGGCGTTCAAACTTCTTCTCCTTCACTGCGGTGCGTGAGGATCGATCCTCCATTCCGACGCCTGTGTGTGTCTTGCACAGGCCCGAGGAGGAAGCCGGACAAACGCGCTTGCCGTCAGGGCTTTTCGACCAGGTTCAAGTCGACCCGGAAGGGCAGGAAGTCGTAGTGCGCCTCTCCGGTTCTCCCGGCCGTTTCGTTCCCGCAATCAAGACGCTTAGCGAAGTACTCAAACATGCGGAAGAGTGCTCGCTGACGTACACGTTGAAGGGCGACGCGCGACTCGCCGCGCGCATCCTTCGTGGCGAAAAGGTCGAAGACGACGGCGAAGGCTTCACGTAAAATCCCTCATCCCCGATCTCTTCATTTGTGACTCACGCCGGACTTGCGCCACGACACCGCCGTGCGCTAACCATTGCGCAGAGTGGATGCAGATAGGGCTGCGGATTACATCGAAACACATCGCCTCCAACAGATCGTTTCATGACCGACGATAAGTCACGGAATCCTTTGGAACCGATTCCATTGCGTGGGATTCCCCTGCGCCCCAAGCAGGATCAACAGCTTCCGCCGCAGCAGGCGCCGCACGTTCCTCCGCCACCGGCCACGCCGCCGCCACCGCAGGAATCGCATGAACCCACCCACAAGAGCAGCGGCGAACATCGCGTTGCGGCGCGCCGGCCGTGCAGTTTCCCCGGACTGCTGCGCATCCTGATGCCGGAGCAGAGTTTCATCCCGAAAGTTTTTGCCGTCCGCATCGTCGACCTCAGTCCGAGTGGCGCGCGGATTGAAACGCTGCAGATGACTCAGGATCAGTTCCTGCAAATCGATCTGGAGCCGCGGTTCGTTCGTCTCGAAGTCCTTGTCCCTTCGCGCGACAAGATCGTGGTCTCCGGCAAGTTGGTCTGGACCAATTTCGCACCCGATCTCGCCACGATGGGAATCGCCATTCATCCGCGGCGCGAGGATCTGGCCGTTGACCTGCTGCCGAAGTGGGACGCCTCGCACGCTTACGATTCGAAATTCCTGACGCCGCCGCACCTCGATGGCTTTCCGGCGACGACGGGCCGTTCG
This genomic window from bacterium contains:
- a CDS encoding PilZ domain-containing protein, which translates into the protein MGKNPQDPLRPVSLQGKSLRKIQQNEEEKARQDQQRPPASPRSSDGVPLGGPRSSAGNRLLDGSVPPMPPVAPPPKAPDASRRTRAKHRDAWAAILWGEPEDAASALATAEQEPEQAPQPPAQAAPKPPKPHIPGGTSRGSRRRTCSFPGVLRIMVPEETFTPRTLAVRIVDISLSGARLETRQLDEPYARVLDRDPRHLRLEALFPRREKTTLTGKLIWCRYDPEISVLGIQFDEGPEDLTHIFLPENHFETDPDTYCLSPPVLDPFPSVTSRENLLLTGKVAEADIVVLRVGPEATEIPVTNHRFRAEVPLRVGRSNFFSFTAVREDRSSIPTPVCVLHRPEEEAGQTRLPSGLFDQVQVDPEGQEVVVRLSGSPGRFVPAIKTLSEVLKHAEECSLTYTLKGDARLAARILRGEKVEDDGEGFT
- a CDS encoding PilZ domain-containing protein gives rise to the protein MTDDKSRNPLEPIPLRGIPLRPKQDQQLPPQQAPHVPPPPATPPPPQESHEPTHKSSGEHRVAARRPCSFPGLLRILMPEQSFIPKVFAVRIVDLSPSGARIETLQMTQDQFLQIDLEPRFVRLEVLVPSRDKIVVSGKLVWTNFAPDLATMGIAIHPRREDLAVDLLPKWDASHAYDSKFLTPPHLDGFPATTGRSPFRFTGRAFDADRVIVEGETETYETKVTDGRFSIDVPLVPSRANNLNFIAMAGKVASDSTPAWIMHKPGHHDTQTFRQGGLFDEILVTNNGRSLKLKFTGAPAEMLQALRQLADIMGHAEKCIFQYELRGDAEEAAECLRKGAKFPWNPE
- a CDS encoding EutN/CcmL family microcompartment protein, whose amino-acid sequence is MLLCKVVGTVVATAKDEGLEGLKLLVAQSVDMDMKLKNQFVIAADGVGAGMGEIVIIVQGSSARMATRVKNKPLDATVVGIVDAVEVGGKIVYRKEEEEAVSK